The genomic stretch TATTCAGCTGTCTGGCCAGGGTTGGTTACCGCTGTCTGCCCTTACCTTGACCGCTACTTCTTGGCTTCCGCTGGTAATTCTGTAAGTCGTGAAATATCACCTGCTCACAGCCACTGCTTGCTTTGAAGATTATTGTTGTGGAGTTTCTAAAGAGAGAtttattttttcagttttatGTGTGTGGTTTTCCGAATGATAACTCTCAAAGGGTGAGAAGGCTGGCAGTTGGAAGAACACGTTTTACGATAATGACTCTGACTGCACATTTCACCAGGATAGCTGTTGGTGATTGCCGAGATGGTGTTCTTTTCTATTCATACCATGAGGTCAGTGGATGGCTTTAGGGTTTACTATAGTTGCTAATTTGTCTTACTTTATCCTTGTGAATGGCTGTCTGCAAAACAGGATGGGGGATGAATTCATTTAATAATTATAAGAACAATAACTAAGGAAAAAAAACTCTTAATAGGTTAATGATGTGTTAATAACATTGGTGTAAGATTGAGACACTGTCACTTAATGTCCAGGATTCCAGAAAATTGGAGCAAATATATTGTGATCCTGTCCAGAGACTGGTCGCTGATTGTGTCCTGATGGATGATGATACTGCCTTTGTTTCAGACCGGAAGGGGAGTGTTGTTGTCTTATCGTCTGCAAATCATTTAGAAGGTGAGTTTACCTGGGCTATGTAGCCATTTGTTAAGAACCCATTACTAACCTGCAATAATCATTAATATCATTGCTTAACTTGTGTTACAGACAATGTTAGTCCAGAACGGAACTTGACTCTAAGCTGTTCTTATTATATGGGTGAAATTGCCATGAGCATGAGGAAGGTAATTTCCTTTAGTTCTCATAGCATAAACACAAGGATGCCTTTTTAAGAAGTTTCCTTAAATGGCTTGATTTGTATGCATCGTCTTCCAGGGATCATTCTCATACAAACTTCCAGCAGATGATGTGCTAAGGGACTGTGATGCTGGTAGTACTAACAATAATTTGTCAAGAAATTGTGTCATGGCATCGACACTGTTGGGAAGCATAATAATCTTCATTCCTATGACAAGGTACCCTgtcgtatttcttttatttattcctTTGTGATTGAACTAGAGATAGCACGCCTTATGTAAATAAGTCCTGCCAGATAGTTCTGTGTTTATGACaatgtatataatattatatttgcTAGGTTGTGAATGCTCCCATCAATTGAAATTCTGAAGAATAATTTTGTTGGTGTTGCTATGATATTATCAATTTTCTGTTATTTCGAATGTGTTCTCTACTTCTCTTAGATTAAGCATTGGAAAGTTGTGTAAGAATGCATGGAATCTATTTTTGCAGGGAGGAATACGAGCTATTAAAAGATGTTCAGGCTAGGTTGGTTATTGACCCTCTTACTACTCCAATCTTGGGAAATGATCACAATGAGTTCCGCAGCCGCGAATGTCGGGTGAGTATTTAGTTACTTATTTATGAGTGGTGTCTGTTTTTTATAATCAATCTGGCATAGTGATTAGATTGTGGCTGTGTTCtctgtgtgtatgtgtgtgtagaGAGAAGAGATAGATCTAAcagtttgttttgattttgggaATGAAACGGACAGGGTGGGGTGCCTAAGATACTGGATGGGGACATTCTGGCTCAATTCTTAGAGCTGACAAGTATGCAACAAGAGGGTGTTCTGGCGTTACCTGCAAACCTAAGCCAGAAACCTCCCACTCCAGTAATGGTTAATCAGGTTGTTCGCCTGCTTGAGCGAGTTCACTATGCCTTAAACTAATTCCTCCCACTTCCACTTCTACTTCCAACACCGTATGatcatctacagtccaaattcGGGTAACAATGCATCCTTTGTTGTATAATACCATACATAGCATGTACAATTTTGTCATAGTAATAGTTGCTCTTTCGACAAGATTGTAAAGCGTTATAAAGGAGGGGTTCCAGTTGTATATTTAGATTCCAAAATTTGATTTCTTTTTCATCCAAGTAATGAAATATATTTGAGTGAAGATTAATGAGATATGACGGTCTCCAACACAATGCCTGGGGCATGCTCTAACAAAATCTTGCTTATAAAATGTATAGAACATGACAGAAATACAGGAATGGGGTTGAGGATTGCGTATGCTCGGCCGGCCCACAGAGAATGACGGCAGCTAAGTTTGTATTTTATGCCCCCATCACAGTTGGCCGGCGCTAAGCAACCAACTACTATAGATAAGTATTCCCAACGTCATTTTGTTTTGGCCACTGAGTAATATAAAAACACTTATTCCCAGTGTTGGTGATCATATAAATGAGAAGAAAGAAACATGGATGCATTTTGATTTAGCAACAATGGAGGAGGGTGGGCTTTCAAACTGAAGTACTCTTCCTTGGAACACTACTTCTTTGTGTCTTGTGAATTCGGATCAGACCCTGTGGCAGTGTCTTATGGAGTACCTGCTGTTTCATACAATGGTAACTTCAACTGAAGAACAACTCTCAAGTTGGGTAGAATAGAAGGTAGCTTTGATTCAGGAGCTGAAATTGTATGTGAATGAAGCCATTAAGGCTGCAACAACTGTGTTCTTTTCAGACTAAGACAGATTTGCAGTTCCAGAATGTATGGCAAGCAATATATCTAAGGTCGCCATTTCTCGGAACACCAGGCAATCTTCCACACCTCGCCATTCCGTCCCTTTCTATTGTCGAACATCAAGAAATTAGATTTCAGGATCCATAACTGACATTAACTGAATTTTGTTTTGGCAAATTATCTCAGCTCTCTTGAAATGGTTTTCTGATCAAACATCCCTCACTGTATGTGTAAAAAGCTGTGGGTATGTACAGTATTATAAGACAAGAAGTAATAAAGAATGCAACAGCatgaaaataaaagtgaaaagGTCAAGAGCTGGGTTGGGTCCATACTAATAAATGAAGATGCTAGGACTCACTCAGTAGAGAAAAGCTAAAACCCAAAAGAACAGAACAGCAACAAGGGTTTAAAAAGGATGAGTATTCATTTTGTATAcagattcaaaattcaaaatcacaTCGCTTGCAACGTGAGATCAAAGTCACCACCGCACCTGACTTTGATTATAAAGTAGTAGGAGTACTTAATTAAACTTCAACGCAGCACCCCGATTGCACATACCCAGAGTAGTCATCGCACACACTGACCTTGGTGAATTTACCCTCTTGCCCTTTCTCCCTCACATAGAATCCGTGCGGCGCCCCCTGATAGGCCGCCCCTGCCACCACCGTCCAATCCCCGACGTCCACCCCGACCTGCACCGGCGCCTCCGTCTCCGCCTCCGCCCAGCAGATGAGAGAATTCCCCCCCGACACCCCCACACACGACCTCGGGCAGCGGCTCACCGGCCACGCCCCCTCCACCCGCCTCCACTCCCCCGTCCTCATATCATACACCTCCGCGCTGCTCTTGAACACCCCCTGCGTCTCCGTCCCGTACCCGCTCACCACCCAGAACTCCGACCCCATCACCACCCCCTCGCACTCGTCCCTCTCCTCGCTCATCCCGCTCAACTCCGACCACACCCCCTCCTTCACATCGAAGGCCCACGCCGACCGCAACGCGTTCTTGCTCTCGTCGTGGCCCCCTGCCACCAGCACCTTCCCCTCCGCCGCCCCCATCGCGAAGAACGACCGAGTCGACGGCATGTCGGCGCACTGAGTCCACCTCCGAGTCGTGAACTCGTAAACGAACACGTCCCTCACGGGCTCCCATCTCGACGGGTCCCACCCCCCCATCAGGATCAGCTTCCCCTCCGTGCTCGCCAGCTGGCAGAACATGGGCAGCCCCTCCGGGTACTTGGGCACCGCCTCCACCCGCTCCCACCCCTGCGTCGCCGGGTCGATTAGGGATATCCCGTACCTGGCTTGGCCCGTCGGTTTCGACCCCGATTGCGCCGGGAGGGCCTGGACCAAGCACGCCGCTCTGTGTGTGAACCCCGTCTGCTTCCTGTGGTAGTAGAAATCCTTGCTCTGGAAGAGGTGGCGCCACCGTCTGCACACGCAGGAAGCCACCCGGTGCCCCGAGTAGTGCATCCGGGTCAGGCACTCCAGCCCGATTTCTTCCGGTAGACCCGGTATCAGCTCACTCCAATCCCTTTCATCCATCGCCGGAGGATGAGCTGCTCTTGATTGATTGCTGTGATTTGAAAATTGGAGGAATTGGGATTACTGTGTTTGATTGAATACTATAATTTGATGATTTCGAGTAACAGAAAAGTGCACAAGAGATTGTGAGCGATGGATAAGAGATTTTATAGTGGAGAAAGAAATCAGGGACGGGCAGTAAAAATCTGTGGATTATGTAATCAGTGGTTGACACGTGGCACTCTCGCTGCTCTTGGAATTTATGCTTTTACTCCTTTGATAACCCCACACCATTGCTTGATATGCTTTTATGTattcttattttaattactaCATAGATGTGGATGTCTTTATTTCATTGTCTGAACTAGCCTTATCTTCTCATATATCTGAATTATTTCTCTATATTATAATTATGGATTATGATTTTGAGATATATATCTCTTATATATGGATTTAagatattttgtgtatatatttaTCCCTACTATTTTCTATTAAATGTGGTCAACTGTCCTCCCTCTTTAAATATCAAATTTATCATGTGATATTCAATTCAATTTAACACGAATTTGTTTAATTCAACAATTAATCCCATATTAATGAAGAAATTAATATGTATGAAAATGATGTCCCAGTGATATTAACGAAACTCAAATTCGTGTATATTTTCATTACACCGACAGTTTGAGTACGGAGAtcattttctttataatttGTCTACATACTaacacattttaaaaaataatactatagtaattaaaattcaatttggacCATTATTTGATGTATAGTGCTCTAGTGTCTTAATATCATATTATAAGAAAATACAAAAAGAAAAGGAACCAATGATTCATACTAcaatattatatactccatccgtcccattaaatatgcaatatttgaaaatcggcacgagtttttatgtagtgttgttttttgAGTTAATtaggagagagtaaagtaagataaatgaaaaaatggagatagatatatttctattttaggaaacgtttcattttaaaTGGGGCAAttctaaaatgaaaatgtttcatttttaataggacagatggagtacatattaattttatttagaaaaaGAACCATTGATTCACATTGTATTGTTATGCCATGTATGTCACAGTACatacaaatataaataacaaCAATAAATACTTATATCTTAATTTGATTTAGTTTAATAGTACTACATCTTGTATGTAatttttacatatataaatatattgaaatataCTCCACttcaatttgatttgatttaatatcTCTATTTAAGATTTCTCTTATTGATAtttgataaatatattttttagataaggagtagtattttttttggcGCATTTAAAAATGATAGAATATTTCTATTTTGAGCAAAAAGATTAATACTAGTATTCATTGTTATGCATGAACTGAATTATATTTGTTTTTAGGATATTCTAAAATAATACTTCTTCCGTCcgtgattaaatgtctcatattagacccgcacgagttttaagaaattgtttcaCTTTATATAGGAAAGTGggtaaaaaagttagtggaatatgagtcctacttttatatattaattttataataaaatgtgagtgaaattagttagtgaaatgtagggtccacttaccaaatagagtaaaagtgaaatggaatatttaatggcggacagataaaaaaggaaaaagtagaCATTTAATGGCGAACGAAAGGAGTAGAATCATTTCTATTTTGAGTAAAAAGTATTACATTTTCtctcatatattttattttcttattttcttcctTTAACATAAACATAATACTCCATTAAACAAagattttttagtttttcttttctaGTTTTAACAAAAAACTGTTGTAGTACTATTTggatactattatttaattcctatatatttatttttatttttagtcaatTGTTAATTAATGCATTTAGTTTCTGAATGTGTAGTCAGTTGTTTggataatttgtttttctatgtaTAGCAAGATATAGTTATACTGGAGTATATAGTCGTATTACTGCTAACAATGGAGGAAtgttatattgttaactcaatacttaattgataaatataattaaataatagctcTTAGATATTCAATCAAGGGTCTAGCTTATCAGTCCCGAAATATTAATatgatcaacaaaaaacgtcaataagggtattaaagtcaatttacaataaattagttgtaactaacttttgaaaaagatcacataactttaaaacacatataactttttcgatttaaattttttttttcgcaaaacatatatcaaattaaagataatttcataaggattttTCAACGaaatctcacttgcatatgttccgatgtcaaaaatttgaaaaaaaaaaatcaaaaattttcaattttttcgtacaacaacaaatgtcaacataagaccattagcagtggggcgccctatggcgcgccacgtcatcagttttatcctgcTACCcctcacctgcagtggggcgccctaaagcgcgccctatggcgcacctatgcattttcttttatttaaatatttaaataactacaaaaattgggaaaaaactccatttcatttataaaaattaatgttcatacatttataaaaattaatgttcATATGCTTATGAGTTAGTCAAGAGTAGAGTCACATTATTAGTAAtgtaattggatttaaaattagaaaaattcatgttataaaaattacatacattttataaaaattaatttttatcacattttcatcttaataaatgtataaaacaatttatttttcaagaTATCTTAACTAGTGTGTGTAGCCCAATGATTAGGATTATTGCCTTCCAAGCAATAGACCCGAGTTTGAACCCTGGtaaatgcatttttttaaataaaatgcgTGCTATAGTCCGTCGCGCCCACAATGGCGGGTGCGCCCGATGGCAGACACCCACAAtagtgccatcgtccgcgcccgatggcgtcgtccgcgcccgaggacaatggacgccatcgggcgccccattgtgggtgctctaatatataaaatacgtcaatataatacatgtagaatgtcattctctaagcattgtgttgatattttcaaaacaatatattgacattttcatccaaaaccctaatttgctagtttttttttatctttttcgatttaattaataaaaatgaaaattatacatgacaaattttagaccactagatttctaaatttctatggtcttaaattagttgtagttagcaattaaagaatgagttaacaattgatcactccccacTACTAAAAAGTAGGAGTATGAATTATAGATATAATAGTAAGCGtaaattatttgtaattttaatgtTGTTATTTACTACTCCTGGTTACATTACTTTGTGGACTAATATCTAAATTTAcgattttgaaataaattttatttttcaacaaATCTACATATAAATAGAATTTATTGATCTTATGTTTTctacttatatttttatttgaaaacaaatcAACTAATTAATACTTCTATATATTATTTGTAGAATTAAGAATATGTATTTAAAAACATATTTAGTGATGCAAgaaatcaaaaacaaaaaaattgagtaATATAAAATGGAATTAACGATGATTCTAAAATCTAATTAAGGTAAACTTAATGGTTTAAATTCGTTCATATCAGTGTAATTAAAGTTTTGTATTAATACTTTCTGTTGCTAATGATGTTATATTTACTGCCAACGGTATACGAAAATCATGATACGTTtatagagaaaagaaaaaaaaaagaaaaatatctaGTACTAAAAATATCTAGTAATAAAAAGAGCTGCAGGAATGACTGGATGAAGGCGAGCTTAGTATTGCATTATCTCTAGTTATCTGGAATATTTTATCTTATCCATAGAGATTAATCATGGAAGAGAGAGATATTGAGTAAGTTGGATTGACTATGGATAAGGGCAGGCTGAAGTGGGACCAATGCGCCCTGCAATTGTCTTGTATCCAATTAAAGCCCACGGACAATTTTGGGAATTCACATATTCATGCGAGATTTGGATGACACGTAGTATATCTCTAGATTAAATTTTAAGCCCCAGGTGACAAGGACGGGGGATCTGAGAGCATGAATAACGCAAGGGGTCGGGCCGCATCTCGCgggtcccggcccgtcccaagCATTGGAGGAGGTGGAGTCACTGCCCAGGCtggtcccgcgtcccggcctggGCCGGCGTTGGAGCTTCCGGGGCGAGAGGGTTCGGGCCGCAATTTctgaatttttacattttggaagaggaagaagagggagggggagaggaagaaggaggaggaagaagaaggaagagagggagaggggcgaCGTGGGCAgatttgcattttttaatttttttttgcatttttttaatattctaattttttaatattttttaggttataatttattgtatttgtattaaaaatgaaattctcgcggtataaatgaaatttttcgTATTATAAATTTtcggtgttttttattttacgtgtaaaataggttgaaattgTGAAtattgtcatttattagttgtggcccgggttgttgcctgcagggttagagcagttggggtcTGGGctgcaactgtagaggaatgatgacgtggaggggacttgaggccggaaatggggacgagGTTATTCATGCCATGAGGCTTAGAGTAAATCctccataaaaaaaaaatactcattaAAGTATAATCCTCcttctaaaataaattaatctttGTAGAtgacataaaatttaataaaaaatttataatataaaaaaagtaaaataaataaattaaattaaattaagagaaaaataaataaagaatgaaagaaaaatattttatttttaaaaatgaaactattcttttttaacatattaaaataataaaatgatactcactattttttatggaaggatagattattttgtaaattttaataaaatagtatattttgaagttttatttgaataaaatgaATATAGTGAAATGAGTATTAGGGATTATGTGATCCATATTATAAATGGTGTATAtgattattatttattgaaaatttttCAGTATTTAGACTTTGTCTAGTTTTTAAGAATGATCCAAGTTAAAACTagtttaatttttgtatatataataATTGTGAAAAAAGATTATGCTTTTTAGACAAAAAGTTAACAAAATGGTCCCTGCCCCATTGTTTTGTATGTCATGCCAGTGCCACTTCTCGTATGATCTTCAATTATTAACAAGTGCATATGCATTTTCGAAACTGAATCAACCTTTGCGCTTTGCGTGTCATTTTGCGTGTAGTGTATAATTAACTATCCGAAAATTGCGTGCATCGCTTTTATCAATAACAGATGAATTACCACCTCCATTTCAGATCATACTCCCTAAAATAAATctcatcttttttatttttataattttcagaaaaattttcttttatttaaaaataaaaaatttctctcaaattattaaaagtattttattcacatttttttatcttatattttacccattttttctcactatctctcttactttactaattcgtctttaaaatacgtattatcgTTAATCAAATGACTATTTTTGGCAGAGGAAGGGAATATAAGTTCGATTAAGATTTTCGCGAACATTAATAAACTTATTAGAAAAAATTATATAGTAAAACTTTtagatatatttatatttatgttaattaaatgaaaatatttataaataagtttcaaaaatttactagtactttttatgaaaataagttTATATATTCGGGACATTGAAAAACAGCAAGTCTATGTGATTACTTTCTCTGTagattcatttttaatttagaGGTGCTGATAggttcataattttttaaatttaaaccCACGGCTCATAAGTGTTGTGGGCTTTGCGGTGAGGAATGGGGGCATGAATCATGCTATTCTCtttttaagagcatctccagtgggcggacatcccactaagACATCCACtaagacatcccaaaaacacctcctgccacgtcactaggacttcccatcccactgccacgtcactaggacatcccctgcacaatccgcccttcccatcgcccttcccactaggacatcccgcaattaaaaaaaatcatacatttacaaataaaacaattaacatttacggaaataaaatttgaccgagaatacgaacgagaaaaattaacaacttcatcggaaaaaacaCACATGAAATAAAACTCAActagccgtatatatagagtttaaaaaaaattaaatttaaaaacgggacgtccgaccggacgtccgactggacgccacaatggcggacgtccacccgcccgtcgtgccgacgtccgaggacacccgacgtcctcacgggacgtccgtatccgaccctaaacgccacaatggcggacgtcccggtcgcccgtcgcgacgtccgaccggatgtccgaccggacgtccgccattggagatgctctaagatacTATGTGCCTCAATTTTCTAATCTTATCAATTAGTGATTTTTATCTTTATCATCTACATTTACtttaatttggattttttttctgTATCTTTTTTTGTTTGGTTGTTTAGATCATTTAAAGTTTAGGCTGATAAAAACTTACGAATGAGCATTATAGTGACAAGAAAAGTTCTTTTAAAATATTAGATAAGTGATtaagttagaaaataaaatatttgtaaaTGTTTTCAATATGAAAATGGTCGACTTAAATGGAATGaattaatgaaaatgagagggCACCTTGAGGTTCCCTTCGAACAAAATGGGAGCTCTAGAGATTGGGGCTCATATTGCCTATTTTCATTAGATCAAGCGTTATGGAAGATTTCAAAAAACAACTTACTTTTTTCGTCTCATTAAAtgtgatgtttttttttttaaaattgtccTATTAAAAGCgataaattttctaaaataaaagtaGAATAATCTCAACTTTAATGTATAAAATCTAACGTTATTAGATGATGAGAATATGATATGCAAGTATATTTGACCCAATGTCATTGACTCGACCATATCGATATTCCACTATcaaattttgataatattttaattgaaaCATTCAATGAGTTATATTGGATTGGCTTATTCGATCAGTTCATATGTAGACTGGTGATTGGTCCGATCCATTAAACCAGTTGATATCGACTCAAAGTCTCAAATTGAATTGGATAAATTGCCAATTTCGGATGGATGGTCAATCAgaccaaaatttttaaaatatttttttagagtTTGTGGTTTGGTGAGTGAGGTTATCAAATCTAACACTTCAAATCAAACtcttttattaaataataatatagaatttaattataattatgtactaatataaaatatcaaaattttctcCACACTTACTAATAACTCATGTTtagttatatttaaataaattaataaatattacttttaatattttaattatatttactaTTCACTAAATTTAAActaattatacatatatataaaacattaaaattttcTCTGTACgaactaataattcatatttGACTTATATTGTTATAAGCATTTAATTAAcaaaactatattattattgatataatttaaattaatttataatatttattaattttattcatatttgaTTGTATTTATCACaaactaaattttaattatactctATCAATACCTAAaagattaatatttttatataatatataattaattaaatataaggTTTAATATCTATTgtaatatataatattttatctgaactatatatatttttaggatatatattcaattcatttatatatataaaggtTTGCTGATTTAGTTTGAAAAGTTAATAAAAGGTTTGCTGATTTATTTACTATTCCGATTTAAAAACATCTATAGTTCTATACACATCATTTTTTAAAGAAGTACTTACTCGATTTGCGAGTGTTCAAGATAGTATTTGTAATTTACCAGCCTCTTGTGGATTTACTATATTGATATTCACCCcattccttaaaaataaaatttgtaaatgggtataaattttaaatacacaattgataaagtaaaaaataaatataaagaaaaaagtaattaaagtatattagtggaaaatgagttcCATTTTataggagagaaaaaaaattctaaattaaAAGGCTCATAATTTTTAAAGAAGAACTAAAATGTAACTTGTT from Salvia splendens isolate huo1 chromosome 4, SspV2, whole genome shotgun sequence encodes the following:
- the LOC121798681 gene encoding F-box/kelch-repeat protein At2g44130-like, whose translation is MDERDWSELIPGLPEEIGLECLTRMHYSGHRVASCVCRRWRHLFQSKDFYYHRKQTGFTHRAACLVQALPAQSGSKPTGQARYGISLIDPATQGWERVEAVPKYPEGLPMFCQLASTEGKLILMGGWDPSRWEPVRDVFVYEFTTRRWTQCADMPSTRSFFAMGAAEGKVLVAGGHDESKNALRSAWAFDVKEGVWSELSGMSEERDECEGVVMGSEFWVVSGYGTETQGVFKSSAEVYDMRTGEWRRVEGAWPVSRCPRSCVGVSGGNSLICWAEAETEAPVQVGVDVGDWTVVAGAAYQGAPHGFYVREKGQEGKFTKVSVCDDYSGYVQSGCCVEV